The DNA segment gactgcagagcgtgtagcagaagcggggaacgctcgcggaggtaagtaaaaggagccgagtgctccaacaacgaatcgatcactcgattaatcgataacggaaatcgtcggcaacgatttccgttatcgattattatcgattttatcgattcgctGTTTCAGCTCTACCTGATAATCACACTTTGTGCTTTGGAATTCCCCAAAATATCTTTGGTGAGGAACGGCACGACTTGCTGGGAATATATTCGCGTCCGGCACGTTTTTTAATCAAGCGCTCGCAGAACACGAGCAGCCGGAGAGGCTGACAATGTGTTCCAGAGCTGGAGGCTTTCAGAAGTGTTTGTCTTCTGCTGTCAGACTCCGTAGGTTAAGAACGTCTGGCTGGCCGCTAGGGCGAAAGATTGTGTTCTACAACCGGCTTTCTGttatcagcaaaaaaaagagtttagcGGGAGGTTATCAAAACGATTAAGATGGATGCGAACGCTGTGGGAGATAACGGGCCGTCAGGGGCCGGCAGTGAATGCCGCCCTGTCAGTTGTGCGCTGGGATGCAGCATGTGACAAACCCGTCGTTACATAAACCTTACAAACGCAAAAAGAAGGGATTGTTCGGGCTGAGTTCTAACGCTCGATTGTTTGCGGAAGAGCTTGTGTAATCGCATTGATACGGTCGGCCCTCACATGACGCTGATGTCGAAGGAAATCTCTTCTGAAGTGAAGAGGTCTGTGTGGTCCTCAAATGAACTACATGGATTCTGTTTTCTCAGTTTGTAGCATGGGCACCCTTTGGGTAAAGAAGAGGGTGCTTTAAATAATGACGCAATCACTGGGTATTCTAGTTAAGGACTCTGCCTGTTGAAGTATGAAGTATGACATCACAACGTTACGGAAATAACTAAATGTATTtagtatatcatatatatatcataaccaGGCTCTCCTTGCCCTGGTGGGAGACATGCGTCTTTAGATCATGGGACACCATACAATGAAGAAGGCAACAGTGCAGGAGTTATGGCTTCCCATTCAGGATGCCGGCTGTACCAAGGCCCTGGGATTATGCATTCGGCGCATGGGCCTCTATGCGATAAGAATGCACGTTAAACTGCCAAGAGGAAAAGGGGTGGCCTATGCTAGTGTGACATTCTTCCCCCATATGCAAATAATCTGTTATTTTCATTGTCATTTGCATATGGGGCATGCTGGTCCTCCCCTAATGGGTGGGGTTTCTTGATTTCcgatattttattatgttagaTGATAGGTGATGCGCTAGAAGAGTACATTTGGCAGCGAGAGATAGTTTTCTCTCTTTAACCCCCGCCACGTGTGCCAGGCAGCTGCTCCAGTGCCTCGGATGCACTCGGTTCTGTACCAATCACGGGCTGTAACAGGGTTGCAAAACACAGTCGCTTCTAACGGGGTTTCTTCAGCTTTTTGAGGAAGTGGTTAGCTTCACGTGCTTCGGGGAAGTGAAACATCGGCTGTCATTATCTAAGATCACCGTGCCAGCAGAATTTGTCTTCTCTGCAAGTATGTATCTTTACGTCAAACCTCTGCCAGAGTCTTCCCCGCGGAATCACAGGTCGCGATCGCTAAACAATGGGCTGCTTGATGGTCACCATGCGCAGAAGCTCCGCTCCATATTGTCCACCTGTTCCAGCCTGTCAGTCGTTACGCACCAGCTATAAACATAAGTCAGCATTTCGCACGGATGACAGCAAAGCATTAAAATGCCTACGTGAATACAGTTTTTAAACTTGCTTTACCTTTAATCTCTGTACATAAAACATCGGCTCGTCTTCGTCGCtgggttctagttttgtcagatccTTTGAaagtagggactgtaagaagagcAACGGAAATTGTTGCCGtcatctaaataaaatataataataaattattattaatagtatgaTATTATGAACCTTATTGTCCTTTAGTTATAGCGACACCTGCTGGCTTCTAAGATGTTTAAACGGAGCCAAAAAACATGGGGAGTAACCGTCGTTGTCACGCCCGTTCCTGACGTGCTCGGGGCATTGCGCGGTTGCCGCAACTGTGCTGTGTAGAGTCAGCGGTGACAGGGCGCTGGGGGAGGCGGAGAGTAACCCGATAGAGCGCGCAATCTACCACCGCCCAAGCCGACCACCATCGCGCGGCCTCGTTTAGGACTAAGCCGGCCCTGCTGTTCCGTCTCCGCGGGCCCTGTGCACCGCTCCACACCGAAGGCCTTCACCTttcccagcttttttttttttctcctcgaGAATCGTCTGGCAGTTGTGAGGTGCATGGCTGCAGCCGGCGGGGCCATAATGCCCAAGCACGAACAGATCCTCATCCTTGACCCGCCCAACGAGCTCAAATTCAGAGGTCCGTTTACGGATGTTGTCACCACAAATCTCAAGCTTCGAAATCCATCAGAAAGAAAAGTGTGTTTCAAGGTGAAAACTACAGCCCCCCGACGTTACTGTGTGCGACCAAATATGTGTGCGACCAAATGCGGTACAATAGACCCTGGGGCTACAGTAACGGTCTCTGTAATGCTACAGCCCTTCGACTATGACCCAAATGAAAAGAGTAAACATAAGTTCATGGTACAGACAATATTTGCACCGTCAAATACATCAGATATGGAAGTCGTGTGGAAAGACGCAAAGCCTGATGATCTTATGGATTCAAAATTAAGATGCGTGTTTGACATGCCACACGAACATGAGAAGCCGACACATGAATCTTCTAAACTCTTTACCTGTCTGCCTGGATCAAAAGGCAGTGCTTCCATGGATGATACTGAAACACGGAAGCTAGTGGAGGAATGTAAGAGACTTCAGTCTGAAATAATACAGCTGTCAGATGAAAAACTCCGCCGTGTCTTCTTCTGTGAACTCTATGATGACGTAAGACACATTGGCCAGAACCTGCCAAATTCAGAAGAGGTTTTAGCACCGGTTTTTTATatgaagataaaaataaaaaaaaaacttcactgAACCCTTTCAGAAAAACTGAACTCGATAACTGATAAGTGAATCTGAAAACAGGCAATATCAAAAGGTACTCGGGCTTCTTAAAGCAATACTTATCACTAGCATTTGGGGTAATGATGGAACGTGCTAATCTCTTTAGGAATACAAAGGGTTATTTGAATGCGTTTGCAGGTCTgtgcaataaacaaaataaaaataaaatataaaaaacacccAACTTTTTATTGTACAGCTAAATCACCCTTTGGTGCTGAACCAGCCTCCCATAGCAGGGAAGGCTGCAGGCGTGAAATTCGCTCTTCCCAGTCCCTGCGTCAGCGAATGAGTCACCATTGactgtttttattgtattagaAACCCAGAGACACAgaataaaatggattttaatGACTTCACCGTATCCCCAGCTGTGCTCACTGAGAAAAGGCTCAGCATCGATATAAAACGTCTGATTCATAGCATTCTCAGGCATCGCGATGGCGTGTCACGGCGGTAGTAACCTGTAACGTGTGCTATTCACCGCTTGCTGCATCATAGAGTTGTACGGTTCACCGATCATGGAGCTACTTCCCAAAAGCACCACACATTCACAatggggttattcactaaagggagagtcgtCACCACTTCTCTACACGATAAGAAAGGCCAAcatcagtgagcttctgctgccggCAGAGCTTGGctaaccctgtataatgcataatgaaatcagtgagatttcttcaccTGTTGAACTATAccttacacagggccagctcagccattctaGCTGCAGAAACCTGCCACTGTCGGCCCTACATAACGAATAGTAAAACTCTACCAACTCCCCATTCAGTGAATAAATGCTGTGGGGGCATAATATATTGCATTGAGATCGCCAGGTCTACACAAAGCAGAACACGGAAGCGCAGAAGGGGGTATTGGGACCCGGCACGTCCTCACCTCTAGTTGAATAAAGATCATGAAAATCTTCTTATCTTTGTCAGATAGGGCCCAGCCAGTTCCAGTCAGTGCAATTGTGATGAAAAGCAGCGCTCCTTTCAGTCTGGAAGTCACAAGCAATTGCACAGCTAAGAAATCTTTAGTGTATCAAGTCAGGCAATAaagacaaatgtttattttccatgaaaatttAGAAAGGCTTTCAGCTTTGGGGGAAAGCATAGACACACATACTAGTTTCTCTTAAAGGAACACACCAGCCGACATATAATGCATGTTTGTAGAGCGCAGGTGTCAGGGGCTCTAAACAACATATAAACCTATAAAGTAAGGAATATTTGACACTTACAAGTCTGTGATATAATATACCACAGCCCACCCTTCGATCGGGTACCCCTGAGAAGAAATGTAGTGGTAgtcgatctgaaaaaagaag comes from the Spea bombifrons isolate aSpeBom1 chromosome 8, aSpeBom1.2.pri, whole genome shotgun sequence genome and includes:
- the LOC128502882 gene encoding vesicle-associated membrane protein-associated protein A-like; protein product: MDADINVTKADVEKNRLAVVRCMAAAGGAIMPKHEQILILDPPNELKFRGPFTDVVTTNLKLRNPSERKVCFKVKTTAPRRYCVRPNMCATKCGTIDPGATVTVSVMLQPFDYDPNEKSKHKFMVQTIFAPSNTSDMEVVWKDAKPDDLMDSKLRCVFDMPHEHEKPTHESSKLFTCLPGSKGSASMDDTETRKLVEECKRLQSEIIQLSDEKLRRVFFCELYDDVRHIGQNLPNSEEVLAPVFYMKIKIKKKLH